One region of Roseovarius faecimaris genomic DNA includes:
- the trhA gene encoding PAQR family membrane homeostasis protein TrhA, producing the protein MSYPQYSKAERIADGVVHVFGIGAALTGVWVLFAILDQKLAGGTYTAVAVYAGALVLMLSASGAYHILAHTSARPILRRIDHAAIYVKIAGTFTPLTVMLGSGFAYVLLALVWLLALIGASAKLMARRGEMGTAWLPYFLLGAAGVLLFVPLAGVVSLLSLVLMGLGGLLYTVGILFYCWEKLPYANAIWHVFVLAASASFFLGITTALAQAR; encoded by the coding sequence ATGTCGTATCCGCAATACAGCAAAGCCGAAAGGATCGCCGACGGGGTGGTCCATGTGTTTGGTATAGGCGCGGCCCTGACCGGGGTCTGGGTGTTGTTTGCCATTCTGGATCAGAAGCTTGCAGGCGGAACCTACACCGCCGTGGCTGTCTATGCCGGGGCGCTGGTGCTGATGCTGAGCGCCTCGGGCGCCTATCACATCCTGGCGCATACCAGCGCGCGGCCCATCCTGCGGCGGATCGATCACGCGGCGATCTATGTGAAAATCGCGGGCACCTTCACGCCGCTGACGGTGATGCTGGGCTCGGGCTTTGCCTATGTCCTTCTGGCACTTGTCTGGCTTCTGGCGCTCATCGGGGCGTCGGCCAAGCTGATGGCGCGGCGCGGGGAAATGGGCACGGCGTGGCTGCCGTACTTCCTGCTTGGGGCGGCGGGGGTGCTGCTTTTTGTGCCGCTGGCGGGGGTTGTGTCGCTGCTGAGCCTGGTGCTGATGGGGCTGGGCGGGCTGCTCTATACGGTGGGCATCCTGTTTTACTGCTGGGAGAAGCTGCCTTATGCCAACGCGATCTGGCATGTTTTTGTGCTGGCGGCCTCGGCGTCGTTCTTTCTGGGCATCACGACCGCGCTGGCGCAGGCCCGCTGA
- a CDS encoding DUF6455 family protein: protein MSAEIRFLGDPARHFWLTRSVARAMGVSLYDAMAAGELSAPDYARLVTTCRTCPNVGACESWLAKCRPAHCDAPQHCLNAEVLERLRHRKSA, encoded by the coding sequence ATGAGCGCTGAAATAAGATTTCTGGGCGATCCCGCCCGGCACTTCTGGCTGACCCGTTCGGTGGCGCGCGCAATGGGGGTCAGCCTCTATGACGCGATGGCCGCGGGCGAGCTTTCGGCCCCCGATTACGCCAGGCTTGTCACCACCTGCCGCACATGCCCCAATGTCGGTGCCTGTGAGTCCTGGCTTGCCAAATGCCGTCCCGCGCATTGCGATGCGCCACAGCATTGCCTGAATGCCGAGGTGCTGGAACGCCTGCGCCACCGCAAATCCGCCTGA